In Natrinema amylolyticum, the following are encoded in one genomic region:
- the allB gene encoding allantoinase AllB, translating into MTVDLVVRNCTVVTPAGRTPDAGVAVEDGTIVAVGRSDRLPEADRVLDAEGNVLVPGIVDCHIHNREPGLEYKEDWESATRAAAAGGVTTVVGMPNTDPVIDRPEHLDLKFERGEASAHVDFQSYAVVTSENLELIPEIDETGPLGFKIFLGSTVGDVPPPNDGEIIEAMEHIRETGKRLGFHEENGEIIDHYTEQFQAEGRNEPIDHSHSRPVIAEQEAVERMITFAEETGAKIHMFHVSSGSAAEAVARGKDRGVDVTAETTPHYLWFTEDVMREKGNVARVQPPIRNAEERDRLWETGIDDGAIDCIATDHAPHTPEEKMVDDPFGNTWDAISGFVGLETEVPAMLSFVNQGRFTLEEWVRRHSARPAQVWGMYPQKGSLQVGTDADFTVVDPALEWTLEDRTELHSKNCVTPFEGESFTGKAVATVVRGEVVAEDGTVVGESGYGTRVDID; encoded by the coding sequence ATGACTGTGGATCTCGTCGTGCGCAACTGTACCGTCGTCACGCCCGCGGGGCGGACGCCCGACGCGGGCGTCGCCGTCGAGGACGGCACCATCGTCGCCGTCGGTCGGAGCGACCGGCTTCCCGAGGCGGACCGCGTCCTCGACGCCGAAGGGAACGTCCTGGTGCCGGGTATCGTCGACTGTCACATCCACAACCGCGAACCCGGCCTCGAGTACAAGGAAGACTGGGAGTCCGCGACGCGAGCGGCCGCCGCCGGTGGCGTGACGACCGTCGTCGGGATGCCCAACACGGATCCGGTCATCGACCGTCCCGAGCACCTCGACCTCAAGTTCGAACGCGGCGAGGCGTCGGCCCACGTCGACTTCCAGAGCTACGCCGTCGTCACGTCGGAGAACCTCGAGCTGATTCCCGAGATCGACGAGACCGGCCCGCTCGGGTTCAAGATCTTCCTGGGGTCGACGGTCGGCGACGTCCCGCCGCCGAACGACGGCGAGATCATCGAGGCGATGGAGCACATCCGCGAGACGGGCAAGCGCTTGGGATTCCACGAGGAGAACGGCGAGATAATCGACCACTACACGGAGCAGTTCCAGGCAGAGGGGAGAAACGAGCCGATCGACCACTCCCACTCGCGACCCGTGATCGCGGAGCAGGAGGCCGTCGAGCGGATGATTACCTTCGCCGAAGAGACGGGCGCGAAGATCCACATGTTCCACGTTTCGTCTGGCTCGGCCGCCGAGGCCGTCGCCCGCGGCAAGGACCGCGGCGTCGACGTCACCGCCGAGACGACCCCCCACTACCTCTGGTTCACCGAGGACGTCATGCGCGAGAAGGGCAACGTCGCGCGCGTCCAGCCGCCGATTCGGAACGCCGAGGAGCGCGACCGACTCTGGGAGACCGGCATCGACGACGGCGCGATCGACTGTATCGCCACCGACCACGCCCCCCACACGCCCGAGGAGAAGATGGTCGACGACCCATTCGGCAACACCTGGGACGCCATTTCGGGGTTCGTCGGCCTCGAGACCGAGGTCCCGGCCATGCTCAGCTTCGTAAATCAGGGGCGGTTCACGCTCGAGGAGTGGGTCCGCCGCCACTCGGCGCGGCCGGCGCAGGTCTGGGGGATGTACCCACAGAAGGGGTCGCTGCAGGTCGGTACCGACGCCGACTTCACCGTCGTCGATCCGGCCCTCGAGTGGACGCTCGAGGACCGAACGGAACTGCACTCGAAAAACTGCGTGACGCCGTTCGAGGGCGAGTCCTTCACCGGGAAAGCGGTCGCGACGGTCGTTCGCGGCGAGGTCGTGGCCGAGGACGGGACGGTCGTCGGCGAGTCTGGATACGGGACGCGCGTCGACATCGACTGA